Genomic DNA from Scomber scombrus chromosome 21, fScoSco1.1, whole genome shotgun sequence:
CTGTGCAGATGGGTGTGGTCACATGTACAACACTTAGTTGTGATCATGGCTGTGTTCAGACATTTAACAGATCTATCTAGTGTGGAGTTACTCCTAAAAGTTTATTGGGTCACTCTTTCTTCATGCCAAACAATCTAAACCCCACAGTCAACAGTCTTTAACATCTAGGACAAATAAAGCTGTAGAGCTTCATAACTACTTTTACAAAGTACTTACTTTGCTACTCTGGCTGTTTTCATGACAGGCAGCAGCCTCCGGAGAGCTTCCTCTGACCTGGTGTAGTTGCTCAGTTCAAACACACTCAACTCCTCCTCTGAAGTCAGTAACACAAACACCAGAGTGGCCCACTGGGAAGATGAGAGTTTGTCTCTGTTCAGACTTCCTGAGCTGAGAAAGCTCTGAATCTCCTCCACCAGAGAGTGGTCGTTCAGCTCATTCAGGCAGTGAAACAGATTGAGGCATCTGTCCGGGGACGTGCTTGACTTGATCTTCTCCTTGATGTGTTTGATGATCTCTGTTCTTGTCTTTGGGTTTGTTCTGTTGTTGGTCATTAGATGTTTCAACAGACTCTGATTGGACTCCAGAGACAGGCCCAAAAGAAAGCGCAGGAAGATGTCAAAATGTCCATTCTCGCACCGCAAAGCCTTTTCCACTGCTTCTTTGTAGAGAATGAGCTCTGATGAATTTCTGAATGGGAAACGTCTTGACACGGATGACTTCTTGACTAAGACGTTCATGTTGTCATTGTTGAATGCGAGAAAAACATACAACGCAGCAAAGAACTCCTGGACGCTCAGATGCACAAAGCAGAACATCTTCTCCTCGCACAGTGTCAGCTCCTCATTGAAGATCTGTGTGTAGACCCCTGAGAACATCGATGCCCGTGTGACATCTATACCGTTTCGCTTAAGGTCACtctcatagaagatcaggtggCCTTTCTCCAGCTCTTTAAAGGCCAGTTTACCCAAAGAGATGAGGTTATCTCTCATGTAGTCAGCGTTTGACTCTCTTCTTTCAGGCAGGCTCTTCTTCGTGCTGTCCTCATACAAGGACAAGAAGTGGATGTACATTTGAGTAAGAGTCTTTGGTGAGTCTTTGCTGTCTGCCTTCACCAACTTCTTCTCAAGAACAGTTGCTGCCATGTAACAGAAGACTGgtatgtggcacatgatgtggagacTCCTGCAGGATTTCACATGTGTGATTACTCTGTTTGCTAAGCCCTCATCACTAATTTTCTTCTTGAAGTACTCGTCTTTCTGGGGGTTGTTGAACCCTCGGACTTCCGTCACAATATCAATGTGCTCCAGAGGGATCTGAATGGAAGCTGCTGGGCGGGATGTTATCCAAACAAGCGCCAAAGGAAGCAGTGATCCCCTGATGAGGTTGGTCAAAAGCACAGCTATGGTGGTTCGCTGTGTCACATCAGGCATTATCTCACTGTTGTGGAAGTCCAAAGACAGACGGCTCTCGTCCAGACCATCCAGGATGAAGAGCATTTTGTTTCCACCATTGGTAAAGATTCCTGTGTCTTTTGTTTCAGGGAAAAAGGCACAGACAAGCTCCACTAGACTGCGGGTTTCCTTTATCATCGGGTTCAGCTCTCGGAAACAGAAGGGAAATACAAAttccaggtgtgtgtttgctctctCCTCAGCCCAGTCTAGAGTAAATTTATTGGTAGATACGGTTTTTCCGATGCCAGCGACTCCTCTTGTGATCACAGTTCTTATCGGGTGGTTTTGTTCCTGTAGAGCAAAGAGGTCGTTGCAACTGATTGATTTCTCCTGGGCCACCTGCATCCTGGATGTCATCTCGATCTGTCTCACCTCATGCTCTTTATTGACTTCACCACTTCCTCCCTCGTTGATGTAGAGCTCTGTGTAGATCTTATAGAGAGgtattttttttgcttcttttgcCATCCCTTGATGCAAAAGGCCAAACCTCCTCTTTAGAGTACCTTTTAGTTTCTTTTGACATCCTGCAATCTTATTATCTGAAGGAGACAATGCAATTTGAAGGTTATTTTGAACAATTAAGATTTTCTGTCAATATTTCACATGtccaaatgtaataaaagtaaaGAGGGAATATAAAGGACTCACTTTGTGGCTGTAGAGCCACACAGATGTCTTCAATGTCATGGTTTAATGCTTCTTCTGAAGAGATGACAGACcccacaaaagaagaaaaacatcagaaatgcCCAAATCCAATTTAAATGTACTCGCTCAATGTATATATCTACCTTGGGCAATTGAGATGATATTGATGTTTATGTTGCCTTCAACTGTAGAGCCGATGATGGAAGGAGCGACCACACTGCCTCCAGTCTGAGCGGAATAGCTGGGATGGAAATCATGAACCCAAGCTTGAATAGAGGGAACTGACACCAAGAGAGACCACAAAAGTCAGTTTCGGCAGTTTTTGTTACAAAAACACAGTACATGAAGAATTAATGTTAGAAAATCAAGACATTTCTGGCAATTAAGTAACTTAATTTTGAACTGAACCACCAAACCTTTTATTTAGAGTATCTTAACTGAACTCTTCTTTTGCACTTTTAATGATTGCAATACTGAGTACAATTTCCTGTCATATGAACTTTTCATTCTTAATTTGACATTCTTACCTGGAGAGGTATTGTCTGTTTTATCAGCAGCATctttttgctccatttttttctcatcagcTCCCTCGTGGTAACATGGTTTCCTTTGATTGATATTCTTCATCAGTCAAATAGGTGAAAACATAGACTGCATGAAACGACCTTTAGTCAGATACAGTTTAACCAAGGCTAACTATGTTCAACCAAGCCTACAGCTAAAATCAAACAACATACAAAGGTGAAGTAGACGTTTAACTTATTCAATAACAGCTATGATTGCTATCTGATTCTCTCACTGGCAGCAGCTAGTTGTGAGCAGAGGTGCATTTGCACAGACATAAGGAAGCTGTCTACTGCTTCCttcttgaattaaaaaaaaacaggaagctgGGGTTTCTTAATCTTGTCTGCACAttctgcagtttttaaaaaaattatccTTAAATGAACCCCAACACATGTAATGgtttcattttctaaaaaatGAATCTCACTTTCTGAAAAGAGcagcaaaatgttttaattttctttactGTCAAATCAGACAGATATCAACCTTTTATGATTTTgcaacaaaaactaaaacttttAGAGGAAGATTGTACAGAATGTATAAGGATTTCACATTCAACATATATTACAGAGATATATCgtaacattttacattcattacaggcagtgtgtttacatgcatgcAGTCTTAACCCTGGTTTTGATCATATTTGGAATCTGGCGTTTACACAGAACATCAGAAACCTACTTATGTCCCTGTTTACATGATTCGAACATTGTCCAGATTTCGGATCATCGTCTCATCTAAGCCACTAATTTCTTTACCAACAGAGATACTGTGTTTTCTACTAGAGTACTCCAGGTTGATGGGTATGTTGTTGACATGTGCAACACATAACTCCAAAAACCTGATCACAGCCAGGATACTAGTGTGCATGTCAACACACACATTGATGCATCAGGATATCAGGATTACACATATATTACTATTATATATCAGGATTTCACATATACTTCTTAAGGACCAAGATCATTTGAAATAAACTGCAAATCCATCTGCAAAAACCTAAAAACTGACAGATATTTTAAGATGAACTGATCCTTCCCCATTTAAAATCTCCagtaaattaaagaaaacaacacattagaGGGTGATAACTAGGCAAACAACAGTTATCCAGGCTAGACGTTTCcctttgtttccagtctttatgcctCCTCCTAAAGGCGAAGAGTTTATTTGACTTGGATGTATTAACACAGTTATATtcaaaagtatattaaagtttCATTGGTAGGGGAACCGTTTTTAGTTAATTGTCAACATTTCTCATATCCagaattgttgtttttggtgTCCCTCTTGCCTCactaaaaatgtcttttcataCTTATTCAACAAGCGACCGAGACCAAATTATAAGTTAATCATTCATCATTACAGAGCATTTACTCCTAatgtttttcatacattttgttATTCAGTCTTCTCTGTTTACTATAATATTGAATTACTACACATAAGATAATTAATTATCATTCAAATGGCATCATTAATTTAATACAGCAGTCCTGTGAGCAACTGCATTCTTTCTGCTgtcaaagtttcattttttacagttcaGATCCTACTCGCTGTAGTTGTGCCAGTTGAACAGAAGGTGGAAGCAAAGTCCAAGTTTTGCTGTTGGTTTTATTGCCTCCATGTACAGAACAGGacatttttacttcttttttttaaaaaggaaatcttAAAAAAGTTTCCACATGGTTTCTAGTAAAACAGATTTGACAATATAAACTGTATGTAAGATTAATCAAAGCAAACTGCCTATAGGGTACACATATAGGGAAGACATAAGACTGATCATTACCATAATTACACCATTGTGACAAAAATATTGTCACAATTTATcagtaaaatgcaaaaaaacacttattctaaataaagaaataatttcaAATAGCAGAAAGGCAGAAATCATGATTTGTAAAATCATGCACTGATTTAAGTTTTACTTATAGACAGCTAATTAATTGTAGTTAATATAAGCATGTGGTTTCACTTTGTCAAAAAAGTGGAATCAcacatgtttcatttaaaaaatatgaaccGATGAGATTGAATATAGCCTATATATACAGTAGAATGACCTAAATGACCTCTGTTAAAACAAGGAAGCAAGTTATGGCGCTGAAACTTTTCTGTAGTTTTCTACAATTCAGAGGGGCTCACATGAACCTGAATACAAGTCAAAACTCATTGAATATAGACTATACAAAGCATCATACAAGTACAAGTGATTACAGAATTGGCTGAATATAGTACAATCCATCCAGGTAAACTACTGCCAGCTGATCAAGATAATCAAAATCATTCAGAGCATTTTAAATTATGTAGTAGCAACATCTGTTGCTCACCTTTGTTCTCTTCGCTGAAACCAATATATTCACAAATATTTAGTTCACTATGAGTCCTccttgtttcttctttccttgtGCAGGTGCTGCTAATAATAGGTCAACTAACAATGACGTTAACTTGTTTCACTTTTCCTGTTGTTCAGTTCAGCACTGACTTCAGGTGGTGAGAGCCATGTACTGCATTCCCCCCCCccaagaaaagggaaaagaaggaTTCATAAAGCCTGTACACATTTGTGATGGTCAAGGCTGGACTACCAACCAGGCCAAATGGGATACTTGATTAAGttaattgattttgtttgtttgttatgctTTAATAACTGATCCTGATGCTCTATCTTGAAAGAGGGGCTCTATatcaaaactgttttaaaacctTCATTATTTCAGCTAACACTGTGATTTGTCCTGCAAATTTataaattacagtaatgtgtaATAAATCAACTTATTGCACAGAAAAACATGGAATTGTGTAATGTTTCAGCAAAGGAATCCTGtacaaagagaggaggaggaatgggtTAAAGTTGCCTTGTTGAGTTTTCTTGTGTATGAGTGAtatgttgaatgcatttccctttttataaaactttttttttaaattcagaagCACAAGAGGATAAGAGCCCATTGAAAAATGTGGGTTATTATACATATTTGACAGATATTGTTGATATGCTTTCAGGGAGCCTCTACAGCATTcacaactacaactactacttCCCTTCATCGGAGTCTTCAAACTGAATGACTAATCATCTTGAACAGGGGCTGAGTACATGCCATCTCTGATTTTTGCTGTGATGTCCAAAAtcatgatcatttatttatcctGGCCGAGCCGACGGAGAACACTGGCATTTCATCAGCAACACCATGCTTTCCTCCGTGTACAGCTATACACACTAAGGCCTGGGTGCAGCCCAACACAACACAACCACGGCTGTGACTGCTGAGCAGTTGGAGGTCAGTAGCTTAGTGCTGCAGGGCATCACAACGGTATCTgttgaaagaggaaaagagtgTTACTCATTCACTTCCCCCCTTTCAGATTATTTCTTCAAAGCAGTGTATCGCTGTCGTCAGAGAAGAACAAGAGTGTCATGACTCAGCTCTTGGCCCCATCCACCCTCTCCGTTGTGATGATGTAACAGATGGCATATTCACCCTCATTAGTCACAACAAAGGAAAAGTCATGCCTAAATATTTCGCAGCTACTGAAGCTCTGATTTGCACAATTAGTCTATTCTGGGTATAAACAGAGCTTCGGTCAGCCACAGGAGTCTGctacaaacagaaatgtgatgTTTTGACTCTGCAGATTTGCACATAAGCCTCTTTTGGCTCCAATAAGGCATGGTATTGTATAATTTCAAGTCCTGCATGAGTGTACGGCTGCTAGCTGAGCCCATTCAAAAAGACAAGCGACATGTTATACTACACTGTAATTTTCCTCTGCTGCCTGCAGCTAGATTGAATAAGGGAAGTTTGTGAGATGCACTTGAGGAGGCGCACACTCAGTTTCTCAACATGGCTAAAATAACTGTGGGGCCATAATTATCTGGCCATCAGCTTGCGTAATTAGAGTTTCCTCTCAGTCAGGGTAGATCCACATTGCAAGGTGCAAGAGCCTCAGCGTGCCATTTTGTCAAAGTGTTTTCACAGCAGCGTTGCATTGGAACACCAAGTGATATCAAAGTAAATAGTTACCAATcgtgtttgctttttttccattgCAGAATTAAGAAGGAGGCTGACATAAATGGACGCCTGGCCTTCTTTTCTGTGACACTCTGAAGTCATAGTAAGCTTGTGCATAGAGCATAATGGCCCATATTGCTAAAAAATGAAGATGACAACAGGTCTGACAGTAATAATATTGCAATATGGAaaatcacacacagactgtctttctttccctcaTTGAGAGCTGATTTAAGCTGAAACCATCccactttctcttctctctgcctcccGTGCTCTcactcctcttccctcctctgctcctctgtctctcaTCAAGCAGGCAAGGCGTAGTGTGTGGTTGGTGTGAGATAACAAAGGCTGAGGAGTTCAGCATTATATAACTTCTGTGGAGgctgaggaggtggaggaagaggaggagaggcagcAGGGTTAGCACGTAGGAAAAGGAGGGCAGGAGAGGGCCAGTAGCCTATGTTGCAGTGCTCATTTGTCTTCCacataacacacaaaacatgcacacacacacacacgcacacacatacacatgctggCCTCCTTTTCCTGCTCTCCATCACGCATTCAGCAGGCTGCACTTGCAGATACAGCCTCATaatatttgaacttttcagTGTTGCAGCTTTGTGTGTTCCCACGCTGACAACCACGCATAAAGATTTCCAAGTGAAATCACCatttttgctctctttctctctgacagtGTCTATGTGCTGTTTGCTGTGCCACCTCTGAGCCAGAGTGCTGTGCaggcagccacacacacatacacacgcacacacacacacacacacacacacacagacacagggcCTCTAACTCTCAAGCTCTATGGCTCCCTCCAGCCCCACCCGCCTGTCCTCTGATGGCCTCCCACTCATGCCACATTAAACATTTAGTGAGGCACTCTGGATCTGTGTGACACCATCTTTTAGCGCCGCCAAGCTAACAGCCCCTCGCACTGTGGAAAAACATAGGTGCATGCTTGTCGGAGGAAACCTGATACCGGCAGTCATATTATTCCCCTGCCCATCActatctctctcctcctgcacaCTCTCCAATGCACAGGCAAAATCTGTGGCTCAGGAAGGCCTACCGTGTCGAGAGCAAGACCTGCATTAATCAATATTGATCCCTggagtgtgtatctgtatgtgtatgtacgTATgcaatgtgttgtgtgtgtgtgtgtgtgtgtgtgtgtgtgagtgttttttgcCTTGCTGCTGCAGTGAGGTGTGACCCAGGGTTGGGTGCATCCCAACCAgtgcagtaaaaacaaaaatgctgcTGAGATGTTATCTGCACTATTTGGAAGGTATAAGAAGTGACAGGAACTGGGATgtcaaagcttctttttttttaggggggggggggttgtttttttgtgccaaTCATCTGCAGCATCACGTGCTCCTACCCATTTAAACCCTTAAACAATATGTCACCTAATTATGATTtactgcaccccccccccccccccccccctactctaaaaaaagaaaaaaagacttatttAGCCTTAAGCCCATTTTCAGTGACTTCATTGAACTAGAGAGGCCTTGGTCTCATGCTGCACGAGCCTATTCTCGCGAGGATTCCTCCcctttactacacacacacacacacccatcatcatcactcctcctcctcctcagccccTCCCTTCCCGTCCCCTGctcgtctcctctctcctcttcagcCTTGTGCTTGCCTTGCCTGGCTGTCAGATAGGTACTCCAGTGTGTGTCGGAGGCTAGGCTACCCTCCTCCCGGACCCCCCCCTTTGCACGAGAGCCAGCCGCCGTCCTACCCCCGAGGCTCGGGCTCCAACCATGGCAACCACCGCTACTTGCACCAGGTTCACCGACGAGTACCAGCTGTACGAGGAGCTCGGGAAGTAAGCAAAGCCAAAGCAGTCGCAACGCTTTTTATACACCGTGCATCGTGTTTGTCTTGTCGTTTTTGTCCCCCACCCCCGCAACCTCGCCTCACATTATTTTCTAGTTAGCCAGCTAGCAGTGCGGTTGCTACCCTTTTTTAAATAGCCGAGAGAGTTGTCAGGGTTACGGGGGGGGCTTGTTAGAATTTGTCAGTTGGTGTCGTGGTGCATTTAGTGGCGGCTAACGGCTAGCTGTTCCCGCAGCAACGGGGGCGTTCTAAAAAGCTCAGTTACTAGCCAACCGAGCTACCACGCTGATATTGATAAACTAGCCCGAGTTAGCCCCCATTTACTAGCGttgcgtcttttttttttttagtcgcTAATGGTGATGAATAGACGGCGAACACAGAGAGAGTTGGTGCATTAAACAGCTGTTAAGCCCTTCCGTGTTTTGCTAGCCGGtacattttttccctttttctttctgcccTGCTGGATCCGTCAGCAGGGGCCCCGAGAGACGCCGGAGACGTAGCCGTGTGACATTTCACTGGCCCGCGGCTCTGACAGCTCTCGTTGCGGGCTCTGCGGACCAGAGGCTGTGGTCGCTAGCTAACTAACTAGGCcgaccatctctctctctctctctctctctctctctctctctctctctctctctctctctctctctctctctctctctctctctctctctctctctctctctctctctctctctctctctcgagcAGCTGCAGATGATTTGTGTAACTGTGTTGAGTAACGTTACGTACCCCTGGCTCACTTAATGAGGAAGTTATTCggtttttaaatttaatgtttGCACTGTTTTTGCTTTCCCTATGCTTGCACCCACGATCATATCATCATCTTATCAATAAACGCATTGTCGTGGTGGTGGGTTTGGAGGTAGTCGTCCACACACATTGGCAGGTTTTAGTGTTCAAGAGGGAATGACGTGTTTTCTCGGTATTTTGATGACGACAAGAAAACCGGGCCACTACCTCatctgtttcatcatcatcagcagaggcagcagcagcagcatctgttGTTCTTGGCCGGCTAAggcatttccccccccccccccctcttgaTGTTCccaaatcagcagcagcagggcgaCATCAGCCTTATAAAGATACACCGGCCTTCATTTACAGCTGCCATTTCCACTCTCTGCCTAATAATTGACAGTAATCGATGGCACTGATTGCACAGccaatgcaacacacacatacacttatacacacacctacacatcCTCTCTGGGCTCGCCTGCTCCTTATTCCGACTACTTGGTTCGGCTTATGCTTCTGCCCCTTGTttgttaatgcattttttttgcttCGCCATAGGTTATTAACGTCAAGGCACTGACTTGTACTTCTGTCACCTGTCACGTCTAATTTAGTGGTAAATAATTGAAACTAAGAGCAGGAGCAAGAGTGGGAGTGCAGCAGGCTCTCGAAAGTAGCAAGCCTCCATATATCATCCAGAGAGGTGCAAGGCTGGACCACCTCTTTCAGGAACACTGTTGCGAGCCGGTGTACTGCAGGTTGCACAGATTGTGATGTAGGCGCTGTGAAAATATGCATAATTACTTGTTCTGCGATGCTCCAGAAATTGAACTATCGCCATAGCAGATATAGCAGGTGAAAATATGGAGCATTCATCTAGGTCAATATGAGACTCCTCAGAATAGGAGTTGTTTTATATGGAGCACACTGCTTAGCTCGCTATGCACTTCCTTTTCTGCTCGAGCAGATTTATAACTGTGGATGTATTAAATGTCGCCCATTCTTAGTCctgattttcattttggggGCAGGAGGAGTGCCTATCAAAGATTAGCCAAAGTATAGTGGCCTTTCATTTATAATCCAAGACCTGAGCTGATATCAGCACTCACGCTGGAGAAGCTTGTTTTATTGGTGCCAGTTTGCTTGATGACTGCTCATCTTTTCAGCTTGTATATGCTGATACTGTGATAGTAATGACTataaactgttttttgtgtgtgtgtgtgtgtgtgtgagtgacaagGAAATACACAGAAAACCACTGCTGCACACACGTGGATGCATATTCAATTGTcacactgtatgtttgtgtgtgtgagagagagagagagagagagcgagagtgTGAAAATGCAACTGATCTTTTGGTTGTTTGTGTTCTTTGCTTTTTTAGGGGAGCTTTTTCAGTGGTGCGCAGATGTGTAAAAAAGTCGTCAGGACAGGAATATGCTGCAAAAATCATCAACACTAAGAAGCTGTCTGCAAGAGGTATGTAACACCGTGCACACTGACACTCTATGTGCAcgttttgcttctttttttccttttttttaatggagctTCATTATTGATCAGTGAGATTATGAAAATTTAACTGAGAAACAGTTCAAgcattgaaataataaaaaggaaaggaaaatggAAATATCCGCTTGTAGCTTGGCAAATCAATGTAAAATCCTGTGAATTCAACACTGCCATAAAGCCGTTCAAGCTgattgatttgcaacataacTGCCCCTGTTTTGAGTCGCAAAATCCATCTTTCGTCTAACCGTGTACGTCTTCGTATCTCCCACCCTCGCTGGAAAGTATGCGCACAAATAGGAGTCCCATAATTCCAATAGCAGAGGAAATCTCTTATTCAATCACTCTGTCTGCGGGGAGTTCTCATCAGCAATCTCTTGATGGTTTAATGACCCTctttataaacattatattaaaTAACTCCCAATCGCTCCTCTGTGGTGTCATTAGACAACTGCTGTACGATGAATTGATCCAAATTTCTAAGAAGCGCATTCATTGAAAAGGGCACATGGATGAGACTGGCAGGACACGAAGGATTATTTATATCCTTTTCTGTTATTAGTTTAACTGTCGTCTTGGTGTATTCACTTATCTCTGCGGTCCGCTCCTGAAATTTCATTTGTTGCGTTTACTTTGCTGCGTCTCTGCGTTGGTTCCGCACCCACGTGCACAATGACTGGTGTGGCGTGCCGTGTTGTAACGATGACGTGagcttgtgtgagtgtgtcacaACCTCCTCTGGCTTCGGACTGAGATGCTTAAttgctttctcttttcttgtaTCTGACAAATTAGGCCTGTGCTCCTTCcccagacattcacacacacacacagacacacacacacctggcttCCCTTTGTTCTCCTTTCCTGCGCTCACTCTTTCTCTATCTGTCTCATtactctgtgtctgtctttctctcctcactgcTCTCCCTCATTGCCTGTCTCTTGTCTTTCTGCGAAGGGGGATTGGTTTGTATTGAGGCTAATCCACTTATACTAAATGTATCTCATCAACCACTAAGACCCCACGGATTCCATAGGCGCCTCCCTGTTTGCCCTGTTGTTGTCTGTGTCTGATggcatttgtgtatgtgtgtgtgtgaaagagagacagggagagcaAGGAGTTACACTAATAGAGCATGTCTGTATTGTGAGGCATCTGCGAGTGTGTTGTAATGCTGTTATTGTTCTGTCCCTGCCATCAAGTGTCCACATAGGGCAGCTCCTGGAATTAATGTCCCACCGAGGAAAAGTAAGGGCTCAGCAGAAAACTGTTGGCTCTTCGCAGAGGCAAAGGAGTACAATGTAggcctgtgtatgtgtgcgtgtttgccagggaagaagaagaaagctggccaggagagggggaggaggaggagaaggttttttttgttttttttaacagtataGTCTTGCAAGGAGATCATTGACACTCCACACCAGGAAAGAAAGGTGAACTGAGACAGAGAATGAGACACGATACAGTGAGCGAAGGAAGAGGATTTTGTGTTAAGAGAAGAGTTGCGGTAGGCCGTCTGGCTGACGCAACATGCacctacatgcacacacaaaacgcaacgtccacacacacgcacacacacacacacacacacacacacatacacatatacatacataggCAGCCAGTGCGTGAGCAGGCAGCTTGCCTGGTAGGATttgagtgggtttttttttagcccGACGGGGCGAGTGTGACCTCACGCGTGGCCTGGTGGGTAAGTCTCTCAA
This window encodes:
- the LOC134003120 gene encoding NLR family CARD domain-containing protein 3-like, producing the protein MEQKDAADKTDNTSPVLVSVPSIQAWVHDFHPSYSAQTGGSVVAPSIIGSTVEGNININIISIAQEEALNHDIEDICVALQPQNNKIAGCQKKLKGTLKRRFGLLHQGMAKEAKKIPLYKIYTELYINEGGSGEVNKEHEVRQIEMTSRMQVAQEKSISCNDLFALQEQNHPIRTVITRGVAGIGKTVSTNKFTLDWAEERANTHLEFVFPFCFRELNPMIKETRSLVELVCAFFPETKDTGIFTNGGNKMLFILDGLDESRLSLDFHNSEIMPDVTQRTTIAVLLTNLIRGSLLPLALVWITSRPAASIQIPLEHIDIVTEVRGFNNPQKDEYFKKKISDEGLANRVITHVKSCRSLHIMCHIPVFCYMAATVLEKKLVKADSKDSPKTLTQMYIHFLSLYEDSTKKSLPERRESNADYMRDNLISLGKLAFKELEKGHLIFYESDLKRNGIDVTRASMFSGVYTQIFNEELTLCEEKMFCFVHLSVQEFFAALYVFLAFNNDNMNVLVKKSSVSRRFPFRNSSELILYKEAVEKALRCENGHFDIFLRFLLGLSLESNQSLLKHLMTNNRTNPKTRTEIIKHIKEKIKSSTSPDRCLNLFHCLNELNDHSLVEEIQSFLSSGSLNRDKLSSSQWATLVFVLLTSEEELSVFELSNYTRSEEALRRLLPVMKTARVANLNACYLTAKCCDMLGNGISSSRVRELDLSNNNLTDAGLKQLSSGLKNSKLHTFRLKSCNLTVDSSEVLVSVISSASCQLKELDLTDNDFLDVGVKKLSGGLGSPHCKLEKLILSLCRVTEEGCIFLGSALNSSRLRELDLSYNHPGDAGLELLSALLDDPQCSLEKLSVEQCGESRIQPGPKKYTSQLTLDPNTAHIDLALAEENRKATRWTKQSYPDHPDRFDFSRQVLCREGLTGRCYWETEWSGRALIGVAYRRMCRKGEGDECRLGRNDSSWGLNCNKDGYRAFHKGVSVAMNIPSSSNKVGVYLDWSAGAVSFFRVSCGALTLLHTFQTTFTEPVYPGFHLGWVDSTVYLC